One window of Nicotiana tomentosiformis unplaced genomic scaffold, ASM39032v3 Un00003, whole genome shotgun sequence genomic DNA carries:
- the LOC138903800 gene encoding uncharacterized protein encodes MDLPIYYGCGLRCHIQRDCRSSRQGAGRGLAQPASSTTTTSITPPVTRGTPTLIGRGTGSGGTQSLGESDRFYGMRDRQNSEASLDVVTAILIVQSHNVYALIDPGSTLSYVTLYVAMEFGIEPEHLHEPLFVSTPVG; translated from the coding sequence atggacttacccatatacTACGGATGTGGATTGAGgtgtcacattcagagggattgtcgttcgtctcgCCAGGGTGCAGGCAGGGGCCTAGCACAGCCAGCTAGTTCTACAACTACTACATCCATAACACCTCCTGTaactcgaggcactccaacactcATAGGGCGTGGTACAGGTAGCGGTGGAACACAGAGTTTGGGAGAATCCGACCGTTTCTATGGTATGAGGGATCGTCAGAATTCggaggcttctctagatgttgttACAGCTATATTGATTGTCCAATCTCAtaatgtgtatgctcttattgaccCCGGTTCAACTTTGTCATATGTTACtctttatgttgctatggaatttgggatagaaccggaacatcTTCATGAGCCGTTATTTGTATCTACCCCAGTTGGTTAG
- the LOC138903801 gene encoding uncharacterized protein, with translation MRSTKTKAVELAFYRLKEVAYSWFELWEEFREEGSPLVKWGEFADAFIDHFLPAETKAAYAAEFENLKQGSLSVWDYLMRFTYLSKYAIYMLPTMEDRTNKLKNRIEREGSNKARSTGNFGGFSGGGRSTFKGGLSGPSQFFAQSSASAPPAGPSQQQ, from the exons ATGCGTTCTACTAAGACAAAGGCAGTTGAATTGGCTTtttaccgcctgaaagaggtggcatattcttggtttgaactgtGGGAGGAGttccgtgaagaagggagccctttAGTGAAgtggggtgagtttgccgatgccttcattgatcattttttgcctgctgagactaaggcagcctatgctgctgagtttgagaacttgaagcaaggtagcctgagtgtgtgggattaccttATGAGATTCACGTACCTGTCAAAGTATGcaatttacatgttgcccactatggaggatAGA ACCAACAAATTGAAGAACAGAATAgagcgagagggtagcaataaggcccggtctacggGAAACTTTGGTGGTTTTTCTGGTGGTGGCAGGTCAACATTCAAGGGAGGGTTGTCAGGGCCATCTCAGTTCTTTGCTCAGTCATCGGCTAGTGCACCACCAGcagggcctagtcagcagcaGTAG